The following is a genomic window from Rhodoferax sp. PAMC 29310.
AGCCTGCTTTTGCTCCCCTTGGGTTGGTGGCGTGTGCGCCAAGACAGGGCCATTGGAAGCGGACAATCCTCGTTGTTTGGACTGTCGCCTCTGCCGTTGAGTGTGACGGTCAAGGTTGGGTTTTTCGGTGGCCTGTTGTACGCCATGCTGGCCTACCGGGGGTTTGTGTACGCGCCGGCGGCCCATGCTTCAGTCTTGATGCCAGGGAGTTTGCCGCTGTGGACTGCGTTGTTGGCGGCGCTGCTGTTGGGTGATCGAATTACGCCGTGGCGCGCGCTGGGCCTGGTCCTGATCGTCCTGGGCGACTTGCTGGTGGGCGGTGCGAGCTTGCTGCGGGCCTTTGAGGGCGGCGATGTCTGGAAAGGTGACCTGTTCTTCATGGTCGCGGCGGCGTGCTGGGCCACCTACAGTGTGCTGGCGCGTCATCATGCGCTGGACGCCGTTCGCGCCACGATTGCCATCACGGCCTTTGCTTTCCTGGCTTATCTGCCGATCTACACAGTCCTGACTGTGAGCGGCCTGTCCGGTGGGCAGGTGTTTACTGCGCCATTGGGTGAGGTGTTGTTTCAGGTGTTTTTCCAGGGCTGGGGTTCGGTGGTCATATCGGGCATTACCTTCACCAAGATGATTCAGCACTTTGGCCCGGTGCGCTCCACGATGATCACGGCGCTGGTACCCGGCCTGTCGGCCCTGGGGGCGGTTGTGGTGTTGGGTGAGCCTTTGTCCTGGAACCTTTGGGCGGGGTTGGCCCTGGTCACGCTGGGTATTCTGTTTGGCGTGCGCTCTGCCGTTCCCGCTGCTATCAGAAAAGAAGCGCCTGTCGCAGCGTCTACAAGGACAGAGGGGTGATTTTTGCTGTATTTTCACCAAAACCAGTGACCTCAAATAAGGAGCGCAACGTTTGAACTTGCTTGCTTTTGATACGAGTACTGACGTCATGTCGATTGCTGCCCAGCGCACCGTCGGCGGAGTTGCCCAAGTTTGGCAACAAACCGCGGTGGGCGGGGCACAGACCTCGGCCCACCTGATTCCGGTCATTCAGCGGCTCATGGCGCAAGCCGATCTGAGGTTTGATCAGTTGGATGCCATTGTTTTTGGGCGTGGGCCGGGTTCCTTTACTGGCCTGCGGACCGCTTGCTCGGTGGCGCAGGGATTGGCTTTCGGCGCTAAAGTGCTCGTCTTGCCGGTGGACACGTTATTGGCTGTGGCGGAAGACGCCCGGTGTCAGTGTGTGGACCCGGCGCGCCCGAGACAGGTGACAGCCATGCTGGATGCCCGGATGGACGAGTTGTACATGGCTTGCTACTCTTTTGAGAGTGATGTCTGGAGTCAAACAAAGGACCCTGGCCTGATCCGACCAGAAGACTTGGACGCGGACGACGACGTCACCTTGGCTGGCAATGTGTTCACCACCTATGGTGATCGCCTGCCTGTCAGCGCCGCACTGCGCGTGGCAGCGCTGCCCACTGCCGGCGCATTGTTGCGTCTTGCCCCCGCTTTGCTGGCCGCCGGCGGGGCTTTGCCCGCCGACGAGGCTTTGCCGCTCTACATTCGCGACAAGGTCGCCAAAACCACCGCCGAGCGCATGGCAGAGAAAGCGGCAGCGTAGGCCATGACCGGGGTGCAGTCCACCATCGAAGCCTGTTTCGAGGCGATGACGCCCCACAACATCGACCTGGTCTTGGCCGTGGAGCAACAAGCCTATGCCCACCCCTGGGTTCGAGCCAACTTCACTGACGCCCTTGCCTCGGGCTATCAAGCCCAGTTGCTGATGGGCGGAGACATTCTGCTGGGCTACTTTGTGGCGATGAAGGGGGTCGATGAGGTGCATCTTCTGAACATCACTGTGGCCCCTGCGTACCAGCGCCAAGGCTGGGCACATGTCATGCTGGATGCCATGGCCGTGTGGGCGCGTGGGCAGGGTGCCGAATGGCTCTGGCTGGAGGTTCGGGTGGGCAATTTGCGCGCCATGCATGTTTATGAAAGCCAGGGGTTTGAGGCCGTTGGCCAACGCAAAAACTATTACCCCGACGGGCATGGCCAGCGCGAGCACGCGGTGGTGATGAGCCGACGTCTGTGAAAATACAGCCCCATGAGCCTTGACCTAGACGACCGCCACCGCGCCATGCTGCAGGAAATGGGCGTGCACGTCTGGTGGCCTCAAGCCGACGCGCCGGTTGTTGAGGCCGCGCCGGCACCGGCTTCGGTCCCGCTGGCGCAACCCACCGCGCCGCCCGCGGTGATACCTGCAGAAGCGTCGATTGCGATTGAACATCGGGTGGTTGACGCCCTGTCCGTTCGCGGCGGGGTCTCCCGGCCGGCTCAGAACACAGGATCGGTCGTGTTTGACGCCGATGCTGTGGTGGGTGAAATGGCGCACGCGGATTGGGCCGGCTTGAGCGAGGCCATCTCAGCCTGCCAAGCCTGCAAGCTGTGCGTGGGCCGGCGAGCGCCGGTTTTCAGTGCCATGGCGGCGACTGCTCAGGCCGATTGGCTGGTCGTGGGCGATCCGCCGGAAGACGGCGACGAGCGTGCTGGCTTTCCATTTTCGGATCAAGTGGGACTGTTGCTGGACAACATGCTGAAAGCAGTCGGTGTGACCCGCCAGGACGCCCTTGCACCCGTCGCTGCATCGCAGGCGGCCTACTTGACGCATGTCGTTAAATGCCGTCCCGCACTGCCGCGTGCGCCGCAACCCCAGGACCTGGCCGCTTGCGAGTCCTATTTGAAGCGTGAAATTGCGTTGACACAGCCCAAAGTTATTTTGGCCATGGGGCGGGTGGCCGCCCAAACGCTGCTTCGCGAAAGTGATGCTCAAGTCGGCACAACGCCGTTGGGAAAGCTGCGCGGTCAAATTTACCAGTACCAGGGGATTCCCGTGGTGGTCAGTTACCCCCCAACTTACCTGCTGCGCACTCAGCAGGACAAAGCCCGCGCTTGGGCTGATCTGTGCCTCGCCCTGTCGGTGGCGCGACCGGATCAGGTGTAAAAGTGCATTCGTTGGATTGAATTTAATAAGAAAGCCCTCTCTATGACCCTCGCAAGCACCACTCTGGCTGCCATACAGCAGGCGGGCGCGGCCGTTTACGCCGCCGATGCCGACCTGAAACAGGCCACGCAAAGCTACGCCGAACGCGTGACCACCGCCATGGACCACAACCCCTTTGGTTTGGGCAATGACGCCTTGTTTGAAAACTGGAAGCTGGTGGCACGGCTGTCGCAATCGATGGGGGTCATTGAAGCCGAGCTCAAGAAAATTTATTTTCTTGCCGAAGACCTCGTGGGTGAAGGGACTGCTGTGGTTTCTACTCTGCCCGCCTTGAGCGCCCCAGTGGCGGAAACACCGACTGATGTCGTGGCCAAGTCCACCGCCCGGACGGGTGCGCGTCGCCGCCTAGGCGACCGCCGTACCGGCGCGAATCGTTTGATGGCCATGCCAGAGGCCGCCAAGTTGCCTAGCAACGCTGCCAAGCTCCTGCAGCACCTTGAAACCGCGCTCAATACGGAAGAGTTTCGGTTGATCAAACAAACGGCGAGTGCCCGGACCATTGGTATTCCCTTGGGGTCGGTCTCAGCGGCCATCAAAACCCTGCTTGCCAACGGTCATCTGATTGCGGGGTCCGCAGGTGGCTTCAAGTTGAAGCGCTTCGATGCGGCGGAGGTTCTGGTTTGAAAATCATTATTCGCACCTTTTTCAAGACCCTTCGTTGGGTGCTGGGCCCAGTGATGGTATTACGGGAATACCTGACCCGTCCCACGGGGCTGGTTCGCTCGCCAGCGGAGCAAGCTCGCGTGGATCAGCAATGTGAAGGTCTGGCGCTCTACCAGTACCGAACATGTCCTTTTTGTATCAAAGTGCGTCAGGAAATGCGTCGCTTGTCTCTGAACGTGGCACAACACGATGCCCAACCCGACGGCCCCCACAGGGCCAGTTTGTTGGCGGGAGGGGGGCAGGCCAAGGTTCCCTGTCTGAAAATCACGGATGAAACAGGTCAAAGTCAGTGGATGTATGAGTCGAGCGCTATCAACGCCTATCTGAATAACCGGTTTTCGCGTCAAAGTACCTGATTGACGGCTCTATATCAGGGCGGTCAACTTGCTGATCGCTGAAAAAAGTTGCAAACTGCACAAGGTTAATCAAGTGAATCAATGAAAAGGAAATAACATGAATAAAATTTCAACTCATACCCGGGTTCTCGCCCTTAGTCTGAGTGCCGTCGTGGTGTTTGTCAGTGGCTGTGCAAACATGACAGATGCACAGCGCAGTTCTGCCATTGGCGCTGGCGTCGGCGGCTTGGCTGGGGTGGCCATTGGCGACAGCGGCAAGTCAGCCGCCATCGGTGCGGGCTTGGGTGCCTTGGGTGGCTACATCTGGTCCAACCAAATGGCTCAGAAAAAGGCCGCCATGGAGCAAGCTACGGCGGGCACAGGCGTTGGCGTCACGCAGACTTCGGATAACCAGCTCAAGCTGAATATTCCCAGTGACATTTCGTTCGACACCGGTCGTTCCGACATCAAGTCGAACTTGCGCCCTGTGCTTGACCAATTTGCCCAAGGCCTGAGCAACCAGCCAAACACCGAAATTCGCATCGTGGGGCACACGGACAGCACCGGGTCTGACTCCATCAACAACCCGTTGTCCTTCAGCCGCGCCGCCAGCGCGCGAGATTACCTCTCGTCGCGCGGGGTTGACTCACGCCGCATCCAGATTGATGGTCGAGGTTCACGTGAACCGATTGCCGACAATGGTTCAGATGCCGGTCGCTCTGCGAATCGCCGTATCGAGATCTTCTTGGCGGAGCGATCCACTGCTCAACGCTAAGTCCACGGGGCTTTCAACCAAAAGGGGGCCTTGGCCTCCTTTTTTTATTCAATGCACGCTTCTTACAATAAGCGCATGACATTTTTAGACAAGTTGCGCACCGCCGAGCGCCAAAACGGCTCTCTCTTGTGTGTCGGCCTGGACCCCGATCCGGCCAAGTTCCCCAGCCGTTGGCGTGGTGACGCCAGTCACATTTACAATTTTTGTGCCGCCATCGTCGACGCCACAGCCGACTTGGTGCTGGCCTTCAAGCCTCAGATTGCTTACTTCGCCGCCCACCGGGCGGAAAACCAGCTTGAGCGCCTCATGGCGCACATGCAGCGTACGGCGCCGCATGTGCCGGTCATTTTGGATGCCAAGCGGGGGGACATCGGCAGCACGGCCGAGCAGTACGCCATTGAGGCATTTGAACGCTATGGCGCCGATGCAGTCACGCTGTCACCTTTTATGGGGTTTGACTCGGTTCAGCCGTACTTGAAGTACCACGGAAAAGGTGCTTTTCTCTTGTGCCGCACGTCCAATCCGGGCGGTGATGATTTGCAAATCCAGCGTTTGGCCAGTGTCGAAGGCGAACCGCTGATGTACGAGCATGTCGCGCAATTGGCGCAAGGTCCCTGGAACCTCAATGGTCAATTGGGGCTCGTTGTCGGCGCCACTTACCCGGCTGAGATTGAACGGGTGCGAGCCGTCGCCCCGACGCTGCCACTGTTGATTCCAGGCGTAGGTGCACAGGGGGGTGACGCGGTGGCCACGGTGAAAGCCGGATGGCGCGGCACCCGTGATGCCCAAGGGCAGGTGTTGGAGACGAGTGCGCCCATCATCGTCAACTCCTCCCGCTCGATCATTTATGCCTCGGCGGGCGAGGACTTTGCTCAGATGGCTCGCCAAGAGGCCATCAGGACCCGCGACACACTGCGGGCCGCCCAGCAACAGGCATGAAACCGGGACAATGAACGGTACCCGCGCTAGTCAGTCGTCGTCCCCCAGGCGGTAGTTCAACAAAGCCGGTGCGGCTTCATCCTGGTCCATGGCGTGCTCCATCGCCAGGTGGTGCTTGCGAGTCAAGCCGTGAAACTCCGCAAAAGGACCATTCAGCAAGTAGATATGAGGCTTGCCGTGCGGCAAAGCGGTGGGCAGCGCGCCGGTTGGGCCGCCTTGGGCGCGCTCGACCTCTGCCACTCCCAAAGCCAACAGGTCGCCGATCAGTTGGCTGCAGGTCTTCTCACGGTGCATTTCACACAGTGCCTCCATCTGTGCGGCCAAAGCAATCGGCAACCGGAACGCGTATCTCCTGCGCGTGAGGTGATGATCAGATTGACCCTGGGTTGCAGGCTGGGCTTTCAATTTTTCCATGGGGCCGGATGTCAAAAAGTCATGGGCAGGCGCACGCTGACCGTGACGTCCGGCGTGTCAGCCGTGAGTCCTGCGCCAACAGAAACACTCAGTGAGTACTTGCTGTTGAAGCGATAAGAGTACCCCAGCAACAAGGTCGCGAGTTGAGTTCGAACTGATCCGGTCGCCACCTGACCATTGGCGCGAAGTCGTGCCACCGAGCTGTGGTCATAGCCCAGGCTCAATGACGACTTCTCATTCAACGCCAGACCGATGCCGAAATTGAAGCCGAGCACACCACCGGGCGCGATCGTTCCCAAGAACTCTTCTTCGCCGTTCAAGACCTTGCGACTGACATTGTCGCGGGCGAAGTTGTGGGTGTAGGTCACGCTGCCAAAGAACACGGCGGGATCCGACGGATAGAGGACAGTGAGCCCCGCTTGCAGTGAGTAAAAGCCCGACCCGGTCGGCAAATCCAAGGGCAAACCGGTGCCCGTTGTGTTGCCCACACAGCGTGTTTGGCAGTCGGTCACGACGTCAAACGGGTCTTTGCCGGTCCGCGTTTTAAAGCGCATGGAGGCGATGTAAAACGGCGTGTCGACGCCGCCGGAGGGTGTAAGAAGTTTTGTGTAAACGGTTATTTGGCAGGAAACTGCTGTCTTGCATGGAGCCGAGATGACCGTAGAGATGAAACCCTTACCCGCCGAGCTGATTGACGCCCTGTTGGCCGACTACAAAAAGCCCGAAGACCTGATTGGCCAGAATGGCCTCTTGACGCAGCTCACCAAAGCCTTGGTCGAGCGAGCTTTGCAAGCCGAATTGACCGGCCACCTGGGTCACGGCAAGAACCAGTTGGTTGCCAATGAAGCGGGCAACACCCGCAACGGGTGCAGCAAGAAAACGCTCAAAGGCGATTTTGGCCAGCTACCCATAGAAATCCCCCGTGACCGCGCCGGCACCTTCGAGCCCCAACTGATTGGCAAACACCAGACCCGCTGGAGCGGCTTTGACGACAAGATACTGTCGCTGTATGCCCGAGGCATGACGGTACGCGAGATTCAAGGCCATCTGCAGGAGATGTACGGCGCCGAAGTGTCTCCTACCCTGATTTCATCCGTGACCGACGCCGTCATGGACGAGGTCAAAGCCTGGCAGTCGCGCCCCTTGGAGGCGCTGTACCCCATCGTCTACATGGACTGCATTCACGTCAAGGTGCGCGACAACGGTACTGTGCGGGTCAAGGCCCTGTACTTGGCCATTGGCGTCAACCTGGACGGCCTCAAAGAGGTACTGGGCCTGTGGATGGCCCAAACCGAAGGGGCCAAGTTCTGGCTGCAGGTGGTGACTGAACTGAAGAATCGGGGCGTGGCTGACATCTTTATCGCCTGCGTAGATGGGCTCAAAGGTTTCCCTGACGCCATTGAGGCAGTCTTCCCCAAGGCGACGGTGCAGCTTTGCATTGTTCACATGGTGCGTCACAGCCTGAACTTCGTGGGGTGGAAACAGCGCAAGGAAGTCGCCGCGGATTTGCGGCTGATTTACGCTGCGCCCACTGAATCCGAAGCTGAGCGACAACTCACGGCATTCGAGGTCAAATGGGACGATTCCTTCGCTCCGATTGGGCGCTCCTGGCGGCGCAACTGGACACACTTGATACCGTTCTTTGAATACCCGCCAGACATCCGAAAAGTGATTTACACGACCAACGCCATTGAGTCCGTGAACATGAGCCTGCGCAAAATAACCAAGACCCGCGGCTCGTTCCCATCTGAGGACGCAGTGTTCAAGCTGTTCTATCTGGCACTGAACAACATCAGCCAGAAATGGACGATGCCGATTCGGGATTGGAAGGCTGCTCTGAACCGCTTTACCATTCAGTTTGACGAGCGCATGCCGCGCGTCTAACTTAACCGCCGTTTACACAAAATTCGGGACACCCTCCGCCGCCGTCATTCAATTGATAGCGTGCGCCGAATTCCAAATCTCCCATGGCCATCCCGCTGGAGGAAAAGACGCGGTCAGTCGCCGTCCCCACAATGATTTCGCGACTGACCGTGGAGTCAGACCGGTACACATAGGGCGCGCGGATCTCCAACTCAAGGCGCCGCGTGACGCCAAACCGCGCTGACAGAGCGCCCGTGAGCGTGTTGCGTTTCACCTCCCTCACATCAATCAGTCCAATCAGGAGCGCCGGGATAATGGTGTAACCCACCAG
Proteins encoded in this region:
- a CDS encoding DMT family transporter translates to MHPLPSASHSVLSPRAIGIAAAVITVVIWTSFILIARASADPARGGTLTPMDMAWCRIAGASLLLLPLGWWRVRQDRAIGSGQSSLFGLSPLPLSVTVKVGFFGGLLYAMLAYRGFVYAPAAHASVLMPGSLPLWTALLAALLLGDRITPWRALGLVLIVLGDLLVGGASLLRAFEGGDVWKGDLFFMVAAACWATYSVLARHHALDAVRATIAITAFAFLAYLPIYTVLTVSGLSGGQVFTAPLGEVLFQVFFQGWGSVVISGITFTKMIQHFGPVRSTMITALVPGLSALGAVVVLGEPLSWNLWAGLALVTLGILFGVRSAVPAAIRKEAPVAASTRTEG
- the tsaB gene encoding tRNA (adenosine(37)-N6)-threonylcarbamoyltransferase complex dimerization subunit type 1 TsaB, with the protein product MNLLAFDTSTDVMSIAAQRTVGGVAQVWQQTAVGGAQTSAHLIPVIQRLMAQADLRFDQLDAIVFGRGPGSFTGLRTACSVAQGLAFGAKVLVLPVDTLLAVAEDARCQCVDPARPRQVTAMLDARMDELYMACYSFESDVWSQTKDPGLIRPEDLDADDDVTLAGNVFTTYGDRLPVSAALRVAALPTAGALLRLAPALLAAGGALPADEALPLYIRDKVAKTTAERMAEKAAA
- the rimI gene encoding ribosomal protein S18-alanine N-acetyltransferase, translated to MTGVQSTIEACFEAMTPHNIDLVLAVEQQAYAHPWVRANFTDALASGYQAQLLMGGDILLGYFVAMKGVDEVHLLNITVAPAYQRQGWAHVMLDAMAVWARGQGAEWLWLEVRVGNLRAMHVYESQGFEAVGQRKNYYPDGHGQREHAVVMSRRL
- a CDS encoding uracil-DNA glycosylase, coding for MSLDLDDRHRAMLQEMGVHVWWPQADAPVVEAAPAPASVPLAQPTAPPAVIPAEASIAIEHRVVDALSVRGGVSRPAQNTGSVVFDADAVVGEMAHADWAGLSEAISACQACKLCVGRRAPVFSAMAATAQADWLVVGDPPEDGDERAGFPFSDQVGLLLDNMLKAVGVTRQDALAPVAASQAAYLTHVVKCRPALPRAPQPQDLAACESYLKREIALTQPKVILAMGRVAAQTLLRESDAQVGTTPLGKLRGQIYQYQGIPVVVSYPPTYLLRTQQDKARAWADLCLALSVARPDQV
- a CDS encoding glutathione S-transferase N-terminal domain-containing protein; translated protein: MKIIIRTFFKTLRWVLGPVMVLREYLTRPTGLVRSPAEQARVDQQCEGLALYQYRTCPFCIKVRQEMRRLSLNVAQHDAQPDGPHRASLLAGGGQAKVPCLKITDETGQSQWMYESSAINAYLNNRFSRQST
- a CDS encoding OmpA family protein; translated protein: MNKISTHTRVLALSLSAVVVFVSGCANMTDAQRSSAIGAGVGGLAGVAIGDSGKSAAIGAGLGALGGYIWSNQMAQKKAAMEQATAGTGVGVTQTSDNQLKLNIPSDISFDTGRSDIKSNLRPVLDQFAQGLSNQPNTEIRIVGHTDSTGSDSINNPLSFSRAASARDYLSSRGVDSRRIQIDGRGSREPIADNGSDAGRSANRRIEIFLAERSTAQR
- the pyrF gene encoding orotidine-5'-phosphate decarboxylase, whose product is MTFLDKLRTAERQNGSLLCVGLDPDPAKFPSRWRGDASHIYNFCAAIVDATADLVLAFKPQIAYFAAHRAENQLERLMAHMQRTAPHVPVILDAKRGDIGSTAEQYAIEAFERYGADAVTLSPFMGFDSVQPYLKYHGKGAFLLCRTSNPGGDDLQIQRLASVEGEPLMYEHVAQLAQGPWNLNGQLGLVVGATYPAEIERVRAVAPTLPLLIPGVGAQGGDAVATVKAGWRGTRDAQGQVLETSAPIIVNSSRSIIYASAGEDFAQMARQEAIRTRDTLRAAQQQA
- a CDS encoding IS256 family transposase, whose product is MTVEMKPLPAELIDALLADYKKPEDLIGQNGLLTQLTKALVERALQAELTGHLGHGKNQLVANEAGNTRNGCSKKTLKGDFGQLPIEIPRDRAGTFEPQLIGKHQTRWSGFDDKILSLYARGMTVREIQGHLQEMYGAEVSPTLISSVTDAVMDEVKAWQSRPLEALYPIVYMDCIHVKVRDNGTVRVKALYLAIGVNLDGLKEVLGLWMAQTEGAKFWLQVVTELKNRGVADIFIACVDGLKGFPDAIEAVFPKATVQLCIVHMVRHSLNFVGWKQRKEVAADLRLIYAAPTESEAERQLTAFEVKWDDSFAPIGRSWRRNWTHLIPFFEYPPDIRKVIYTTNAIESVNMSLRKITKTRGSFPSEDAVFKLFYLALNNISQKWTMPIRDWKAALNRFTIQFDERMPRV